From Saprospiraceae bacterium, one genomic window encodes:
- a CDS encoding DUF4293 domain-containing protein has product MIQRIQTIWLFLASLAFSVALWPSISLVRTPVLEESVLADGRIQIWESHVLSSGAVISLILTVAAIFLYRNRPNQVLIASLAALVQIVLVLLSTFYTTYKLGQFDQMGLDLGVFTGFAGVFLVWLAARAIRKDEEIVKSMDRLR; this is encoded by the coding sequence ATGATTCAAAGAATTCAAACCATATGGTTGTTTCTGGCATCTTTGGCCTTTTCTGTAGCATTGTGGCCCTCCATTTCACTGGTTAGGACACCGGTTTTGGAGGAATCTGTGCTTGCTGACGGCAGAATTCAAATCTGGGAAAGCCATGTCCTGAGTTCAGGAGCGGTGATTTCCCTGATCTTAACAGTGGCTGCCATTTTTTTATACCGTAACCGCCCCAATCAGGTTTTGATTGCGAGCCTGGCAGCCCTTGTTCAGATTGTATTGGTTTTATTGTCAACATTTTATACGACATATAAGCTTGGGCAGTTTGATCAAATGGGTTTGGATCTGGGTGTTTTCACAGGCTTTGCAGGCGTGTTTTTGGTATGGTTAGCCGCCCGCGCCATCCGTAAAGACGAGGAAATAGTCAAATCCATGGATAGACTTCGATAA
- a CDS encoding 30S ribosomal protein S20, producing the protein MANHKSALKRIRQNKVTRMANRYYKKTTRTAVQKLRSLTESSEAKKLLPRVISMIDRLAKKNTWHKNKASNLKSSLTKQVARIA; encoded by the coding sequence ATGGCAAATCATAAATCTGCGCTCAAGAGAATACGTCAAAACAAGGTGACAAGAATGGCCAACAGGTATTACAAAAAAACAACCCGTACGGCTGTTCAAAAACTCAGAAGTCTTACAGAAAGCTCTGAAGCCAAGAAGTTATTGCCAAGAGTCATCAGTATGATTGACCGTCTGGCAAAGAAAAACACCTGGCACAAAAATAAAGCATCCAATTTGAAAAGCAGCCTGACCAAACAAGTGGCCAGGATCGCCTGA
- a CDS encoding 6-carboxytetrahydropterin synthase yields the protein MRISVYRKAHFNSAHRLFNPDWSEEKNKEIFGICSSPNFHGHNYEVELKVTGELDKESGILIDLRKLKDLLKEKVEDRYDHKNLNVECPEFKNKVPSAENLCIEIYQLVRPEIPAAMDIAVRLYETPRNYVEFPA from the coding sequence ATGAGAATTTCAGTGTATCGCAAGGCCCATTTTAATTCAGCCCACAGATTGTTTAATCCAGATTGGTCCGAAGAAAAAAACAAGGAAATTTTTGGAATTTGTTCCAGCCCTAATTTCCATGGGCACAACTATGAAGTAGAGCTAAAGGTCACCGGCGAATTGGATAAAGAGTCGGGTATCCTCATTGATCTTAGAAAATTAAAAGACTTATTGAAGGAAAAGGTAGAAGATCGCTATGATCACAAAAATCTGAATGTGGAGTGTCCTGAATTTAAAAACAAAGTCCCTTCCGCAGAGAATCTGTGTATCGAAATTTATCAGCTTGTTCGCCCGGAAATACCTGCAGCCATGGACATTGCCGTCCGGCTGTATGAGACTCCCCGCAATTATGTCGAATTTCCGGCTTAA
- a CDS encoding T9SS type A sorting domain-containing protein, whose amino-acid sequence MKIFYCTLFCFMVSKMVSAQITKFEALENPCKIEFITDPNVFEHVCYNKVANRHTRSIELLWERIDVSLTEGWEAYVCDNLNCYPSFVTRCPEENYNAVEPNALMNLDVHVADHEIEGSAHVEVYVFERQDTTQKLKVDYLFNKSLSTKGPARTQLIRMYPNPTQNSFTVDFNYGLSRIEIYNIMGKKLLGFNAIQGKSYDISMLTDGIYMVRLVGQNQQVVKTLKLYKRSERP is encoded by the coding sequence ATGAAGATATTTTACTGCACCTTGTTCTGTTTCATGGTTTCTAAGATGGTATCCGCCCAGATTACCAAATTTGAGGCCTTAGAAAATCCATGCAAAATCGAATTTATTACAGACCCCAATGTATTTGAGCATGTATGCTACAATAAAGTGGCCAATCGCCACACCCGTTCCATCGAATTGCTATGGGAACGGATTGATGTATCCCTTACAGAAGGTTGGGAAGCTTACGTTTGCGACAATCTCAATTGTTATCCCAGTTTTGTGACCAGATGTCCTGAGGAAAATTACAATGCGGTAGAGCCAAATGCACTGATGAATCTGGATGTGCACGTCGCTGACCATGAAATAGAGGGCAGCGCCCACGTGGAAGTCTATGTGTTTGAACGTCAGGATACCACCCAAAAGCTCAAAGTCGACTACCTATTTAATAAATCCTTAAGTACCAAAGGTCCGGCCAGAACCCAACTTATCCGGATGTACCCCAATCCCACCCAAAATAGTTTTACCGTAGATTTTAATTATGGCTTGAGCCGAATCGAAATTTATAACATCATGGGTAAAAAGCTGTTGGGTTTTAATGCGATTCAAGGAAAATCTTATGATATTTCCATGTTGACAGATGGCATCTATATGGTGAGACTGGTCGGCCAGAACCAACAAGTAGTCAAAACCCTCAAGCTGTACAAAAGGTCTGAAAGGCCTTAA
- a CDS encoding T9SS type A sorting domain-containing protein, producing MNRKFTLLILLAFVAFFSLDAQAVRKVLIEEYTSATCPPCASTNPIFDPFLESRGPNVIALKYQSYIPTTGDPMYGHNIPESQARHQFYGINSAPSCRLDGTIPHNGHPINLVINSAPLDSRMAVTSPIELNVNHEVTLDAGKDSMSINVDIKNVSSVDFTGTNYVLHTVITESKIRFPRQAATNGEIEFSHVMRKMIPNQSGTRLTTAITPGETKSFSFRVPVPSYIYSVNELSVVAFVQNAVVSGAGAREVFQAAYSAPKQAQGGYFDINLISGTMKNRVDQCDNSVSYDLEFENVSTDSTPITSIDFVQLNSGVARPRINWSGSLLPGDKASHTFNNLPLNLGSATFNIYIDRINGGAIRDRNVVNNFEDQLRLLTFPNATNGNTLNEGFETGSGTTPVAKTYVQTNGLRIFRASAAQGNNFPHMMGGFGQSAWNMFFAFSDAGSGGLVASLYFDKIDLSQGINTEASWNYAYAVKDANSNDKMELLISTDCGDTWTTVYSDFGSSMASVPVVDVVNSHIPGFWLPLPDQWKAQKVDLSAFDGTPEILVQFRGTGGNGWAYFLDDVNIKNGTSGTQDPGIVQSMKVFPNPVSDRINMDVRMEESAKADIRLFDMQGRFVSQLANGQSLQAGLNNLSYAVDLESGVYSVEVRTAKGLQTQKITVF from the coding sequence ATGAATAGAAAATTTACCTTACTCATTCTGTTGGCGTTCGTTGCTTTTTTTAGCCTGGACGCTCAGGCCGTGCGCAAAGTCCTCATTGAGGAATACACCAGTGCAACCTGCCCACCATGTGCATCCACCAATCCGATTTTTGACCCTTTTTTGGAATCACGAGGACCCAATGTAATTGCGCTTAAATATCAAAGTTACATCCCCACAACAGGTGATCCAATGTATGGACATAATATACCTGAATCACAGGCAAGACATCAGTTTTACGGAATCAACTCTGCCCCTTCTTGTAGATTGGATGGTACCATTCCTCACAACGGGCATCCGATCAATCTGGTAATTAATTCTGCTCCTTTGGACAGCAGAATGGCGGTTACTTCGCCGATCGAACTCAATGTTAATCACGAAGTGACCCTCGATGCCGGCAAGGACAGTATGTCTATCAATGTGGACATTAAGAACGTGAGCAGTGTTGATTTCACTGGAACTAACTATGTTCTTCATACAGTAATTACAGAAAGCAAAATCAGATTCCCGCGACAGGCCGCTACCAATGGAGAAATTGAATTTTCCCATGTAATGCGTAAAATGATCCCTAACCAATCAGGTACTCGTTTGACGACCGCCATCACTCCGGGAGAAACCAAAAGCTTTAGTTTCAGAGTGCCGGTGCCCTCTTACATATATTCTGTCAACGAACTTTCTGTAGTGGCATTTGTCCAAAATGCAGTGGTTTCAGGAGCAGGCGCCAGGGAAGTATTTCAAGCTGCTTATTCTGCCCCCAAACAGGCGCAGGGTGGGTATTTCGACATCAACTTAATCTCCGGTACCATGAAAAACCGGGTGGACCAATGTGATAATTCCGTATCCTATGATTTGGAATTTGAAAACGTTTCTACTGATTCTACTCCGATTACTTCCATCGATTTTGTACAATTAAATTCAGGTGTCGCAAGACCCCGCATCAACTGGAGCGGATCTTTGCTTCCCGGTGACAAGGCAAGCCATACCTTTAACAACCTCCCATTAAACCTCGGATCTGCTACCTTTAACATTTACATCGATCGAATCAATGGAGGAGCAATCAGAGACCGCAATGTGGTGAATAATTTTGAAGATCAGCTTAGATTATTAACCTTTCCAAATGCTACCAATGGCAATACTTTAAATGAAGGATTTGAAACAGGCAGCGGGACTACACCCGTCGCAAAAACCTATGTCCAAACCAATGGACTTAGAATCTTTAGAGCGAGTGCTGCACAGGGTAATAACTTCCCACACATGATGGGGGGCTTTGGCCAATCTGCCTGGAACATGTTTTTTGCCTTTTCCGATGCTGGATCGGGAGGATTGGTGGCCTCTTTGTATTTTGACAAAATTGATCTTTCACAAGGAATCAATACAGAGGCCAGCTGGAATTATGCCTATGCGGTGAAAGATGCAAATAGCAATGATAAAATGGAACTTCTCATCTCCACAGATTGCGGAGATACATGGACTACCGTTTATTCAGATTTTGGAAGCAGCATGGCTTCAGTACCAGTAGTGGATGTGGTCAATAGCCACATTCCTGGATTTTGGCTGCCTCTACCCGATCAGTGGAAAGCCCAGAAAGTTGATTTGTCAGCTTTCGATGGTACCCCGGAAATTCTTGTTCAATTCAGAGGAACCGGAGGCAATGGCTGGGCTTATTTCCTGGACGATGTCAATATTAAAAACGGAACTTCAGGCACACAAGATCCCGGTATCGTTCAATCGATGAAAGTCTTTCCAAATCCAGTTTCAGACAGGATCAACATGGATGTCAGAATGGAGGAGAGCGCCAAAGCGGATATCAGATTGTTCGACATGCAGGGAAGATTTGTGTCTCAACTTGCGAATGGACAGAGTCTTCAGGCTGGTCTTAACAACCTCAGTTATGCTGTGGACCTTGAGTCCGGAGTGTACTCTGTGGAAGTTCGCACAGCCAAGGGGCTTCAAACACAAAAAATCACTGTTTTCTAA
- a CDS encoding FAD-dependent oxidoreductase: protein MARICIIGNGISGITAARHLRKKTNHEILVISEESEYFYSRTALMYVYMGHMQWKDLMPYPPDFWTKNRIELLKTRVKTVNFGAKKIHTTEGQALDYEHLIIATGSVPTKYNWPGMELNGVFSLYHRWDLDAIEQWSKNMQEAVIVGGGLIGIELAEMLNSRKIKVTMLVRESEYGSYVLPNEEAKMVSMHIRNHGIDLRLGTQLEQICGKDQVGSVISDQREEIPCQMLGICIGVRPNIDVFQESGLECDLGVLVDDQLRTNFQDVYAIGDCAQLRHPQPGRRAIEPLWYTGRMMGKTAAANIAGEHSSYLPGIWFNSAKFFDIEYQVYGQILPKTPENIQSIYWRHPTKEKSIRINYERESLVVTGFNLMGCRFRQEVCELWLQEKTIITQVLQNIRLAFFDPEFYEDVAVEFLKSATNQTGIELQAQANWKLNEVIRFLEKTTKS, encoded by the coding sequence TTGGCTAGAATCTGTATTATTGGCAATGGTATTTCAGGAATTACAGCAGCCAGACATCTCAGAAAAAAAACGAATCACGAAATCCTGGTCATTTCTGAGGAGAGCGAATATTTTTATAGCAGGACGGCTTTGATGTATGTCTATATGGGGCACATGCAATGGAAGGATCTGATGCCCTACCCGCCCGATTTTTGGACTAAGAACAGGATTGAGCTGTTGAAGACAAGAGTTAAGACCGTAAATTTTGGTGCAAAGAAAATTCATACGACCGAAGGTCAGGCTTTGGACTATGAACATCTGATTATTGCCACCGGCTCCGTTCCGACAAAATACAATTGGCCGGGTATGGAGCTCAACGGTGTTTTTAGTTTATATCACCGCTGGGATCTGGATGCCATCGAACAATGGTCTAAAAATATGCAGGAAGCTGTCATTGTAGGTGGTGGATTGATTGGAATCGAACTGGCTGAAATGCTAAATAGCAGAAAAATCAAAGTCACCATGTTGGTCAGAGAATCGGAATATGGGTCCTACGTGCTTCCCAACGAAGAGGCTAAGATGGTCTCAATGCACATCCGAAATCATGGAATTGATCTTCGCTTGGGTACTCAATTGGAACAAATTTGCGGAAAGGATCAGGTGGGTTCAGTTATTTCGGATCAAAGAGAGGAAATCCCATGTCAAATGTTGGGTATTTGCATTGGTGTGCGACCAAACATTGATGTGTTTCAGGAAAGCGGACTGGAATGTGATTTGGGTGTTTTGGTGGACGATCAGTTGAGAACCAACTTTCAGGATGTCTATGCGATTGGAGATTGTGCGCAACTTAGACATCCCCAGCCTGGAAGGAGGGCCATAGAACCACTCTGGTACACAGGAAGAATGATGGGAAAAACAGCGGCAGCCAACATCGCAGGAGAGCACTCGTCCTATCTTCCTGGAATTTGGTTTAACTCCGCTAAATTTTTTGACATCGAGTACCAGGTGTATGGTCAGATCCTGCCCAAAACACCAGAAAATATCCAAAGCATTTACTGGAGACATCCCACCAAAGAAAAGTCGATCCGGATCAATTATGAAAGGGAAAGTCTGGTGGTTACTGGATTTAATCTGATGGGATGTCGTTTCAGGCAAGAGGTTTGTGAGCTGTGGCTGCAAGAAAAAACAATAATTACTCAAGTCCTTCAAAATATTCGGCTCGCTTTTTTCGATCCTGAATTTTATGAAGATGTTGCCGTAGAATTTTTGAAATCTGCAACGAATCAAACCGGTATAGAATTGCAAGCGCAGGCAAACTGGAAACTCAATGAAGTAATTCGATTTCTGGAGAAAACAACAAAATCATGA
- a CDS encoding 4Fe-4S binding protein — protein sequence MIADLNKKITEKWISLSALASGIAGLLILILCTFHSLKPSLWNLFLSFFLLTSGVILYAFHLYKGKLPGIKNNQLYTSPLTSRGWLAWILAFLLTVFYVLLYWYPQYLGLRESSNSGLIALFDPLSRFLKNQDASQWFVYGVLYTWAILIFGIKYIWKYRHSKYQIVRTISVMFFQFAFAFLLPELMLRLNLPYNDLKNMWPLNYYFFDGWRLNELLQAGNIGGWMLVWGILMVVLISPVLTYLYGKRWYCSWVCGCGGLAETAGDSFRQLSDKSISAWKIERYLVYSILVIVLIMTAGVLYSYFTGQETFLFIQTAALRSWYGFLIGAAFSGVIGVGFYPLMGSRVWCRFGCPMAALLGIQQKFFSRFRITTNGGQCISCGNCSTYCEMGIDVRAYAQRGQDIVRAACVGCGVCSEVCPRGVLRLENGSVDIFERAVKARNEE from the coding sequence ATGATCGCGGATTTGAATAAAAAAATAACTGAAAAATGGATTTCTTTATCCGCTTTGGCTTCAGGAATCGCAGGGCTTCTTATTTTGATTTTGTGCACTTTCCATTCTTTAAAGCCTTCGCTTTGGAATCTTTTTCTTTCATTCTTTTTATTGACTTCAGGAGTCATCTTGTATGCTTTTCATTTGTACAAAGGCAAACTCCCCGGTATCAAAAACAATCAACTCTATACTTCTCCATTGACCTCAAGAGGATGGCTGGCATGGATTCTTGCATTTTTACTCACCGTATTTTATGTTTTGCTTTACTGGTATCCACAATATTTGGGCTTGAGAGAATCCAGCAATTCCGGACTTATCGCCTTGTTTGATCCTTTGAGCCGATTTTTAAAAAATCAGGATGCAAGTCAGTGGTTTGTTTACGGTGTTCTTTATACATGGGCAATTTTAATATTTGGAATCAAATATATTTGGAAGTACAGACACTCAAAGTACCAAATTGTCAGAACGATATCTGTGATGTTTTTTCAGTTTGCTTTTGCATTTCTATTACCAGAACTCATGCTAAGACTCAATCTTCCTTACAATGATTTAAAAAATATGTGGCCATTGAATTATTATTTTTTTGATGGTTGGCGCCTCAATGAATTATTGCAAGCTGGGAATATTGGCGGTTGGATGTTGGTGTGGGGCATTCTCATGGTGGTTTTGATCTCACCGGTCCTGACTTATTTGTATGGTAAACGGTGGTATTGCAGTTGGGTCTGCGGTTGTGGAGGACTTGCTGAAACAGCCGGAGATTCATTTAGACAACTTTCTGACAAATCAATTAGTGCCTGGAAAATAGAAAGATATTTGGTCTATTCGATATTGGTCATTGTGCTGATCATGACTGCAGGAGTTTTGTATTCTTATTTTACAGGTCAGGAAACTTTTCTTTTTATTCAAACTGCTGCGCTTAGAAGTTGGTATGGATTTTTAATCGGTGCTGCATTTTCGGGTGTCATTGGTGTGGGATTTTATCCTCTGATGGGAAGCAGGGTCTGGTGTCGGTTTGGTTGTCCAATGGCCGCTCTATTGGGTATCCAGCAAAAGTTTTTCTCCAGATTTCGCATCACCACCAACGGAGGACAGTGTATATCTTGTGGCAACTGTTCTACTTATTGCGAAATGGGTATTGACGTGCGTGCCTATGCGCAGCGGGGACAGGACATTGTTCGCGCCGCATGTGTCGGTTGTGGTGTTTGCAGTGAGGTATGTCCACGCGGAGTTCTCCGATTGGAAAACGGAAGTGTGGATATTTTTGAGCGAGCGGTGAAAGCAAGGAATGAGGAATGA